ATCCTTATGGTCTTATTAGTGGGTACTGCGCATTTTGCACAGGCCCAGAATGCAAAGTTCGCCACGGTCGACATGAATAAAATCTTTGAGGGTTATTATAAAAAGGCTGATGCTGAAAAACGCCTAAAGGAACAAGCCGAGAGTTATAATAACGAGCGTAAGGTGTATGTGGATGGCCTCAAAAAAATCATGGATGAAATGAATGTCCTGCGTAACGAAGCAAAAAACCAAGCCACCGCCGAAAAGGTCCAGGAAGAAAAGAAAAAAGCTTTTGTCATGAAGGGTGCCGAATATGAGCAACGCATGAGGGAGCTCCAAGAGTTTGACGCCACACGCCGCCGCCAGCTCGCCGATGCATCC
The DNA window shown above is from Verrucomicrobiota bacterium and carries:
- a CDS encoding OmpH family outer membrane protein: MIKKLILMVLLVGTAHFAQAQNAKFATVDMNKIFEGYYKKADAEKRLKEQAESYNNERKVYVDGLKKIMDEMNVLRNEAKNQATAEKVQEEKKKAFVMKGAEYEQRMRELQEFDATRRRQLADASDRMRTGIVDDIRKVVNDKSKKEGYTMVFEISGSTANGAPTVLYSMTSMDISDDISKTLNANKPPASATPAPAKKP